In Methanofollis sp. UBA420, one DNA window encodes the following:
- a CDS encoding sugar phosphate nucleotidyltransferase has translation MQAVILAAGEGKRLRPLTHTMPKAMVPVANRPILEHIIRALEKNGIREIIVVVGYKKEHVIRHLNTLDIPVRVVVQERQLGTAHALACAAPLITGDFLLLPGDNYVDTASIARIMREKNAVLTWEHPHPSNFGVLVIRDGLVREVIEKPQDAPGFTVSTGIFSLDPSFLQYLDETEIPDAVNRMIRAGTPLKAVAAADWQDAVYPWDLLKLNAALLRDVRPERAGRSGPGVVIRGRVSIGKGTTIGPNTTILGPAIIGDDCDIGANCVITSETSVGARARVEPFTMIGQSVLLDDVSIGSHSRIVEAVVGTGSHLGDHATTFPTKTIFSIEREMIGAKFGAIIGDHICSAPFCIFRNCIVGNDVVIDDGKTIYGEVPDGAKLL, from the coding sequence ATGCAGGCAGTCATTCTCGCAGCAGGCGAAGGAAAAAGGCTCAGGCCCCTCACCCACACGATGCCCAAGGCGATGGTGCCGGTGGCGAACAGGCCGATCCTGGAGCACATCATCAGGGCCCTGGAGAAGAACGGGATCAGGGAGATCATCGTCGTCGTCGGGTACAAGAAGGAGCACGTGATCCGCCATCTCAACACACTCGACATCCCGGTCAGGGTCGTCGTGCAGGAGAGACAACTTGGCACCGCCCATGCCCTGGCATGCGCCGCACCCCTGATCACCGGCGACTTCCTCCTCCTCCCTGGCGACAACTATGTCGACACCGCCTCCATCGCCAGGATCATGCGGGAGAAGAACGCGGTGCTCACCTGGGAGCACCCCCACCCGTCGAACTTCGGTGTCCTGGTCATCAGGGACGGTCTGGTGAGAGAGGTGATCGAAAAACCCCAGGACGCCCCGGGATTCACCGTCTCGACAGGCATCTTCTCTCTTGACCCGTCCTTCCTCCAGTACCTCGATGAGACGGAGATCCCCGATGCCGTCAACAGGATGATCCGGGCAGGCACGCCCCTGAAGGCCGTCGCCGCCGCCGACTGGCAGGACGCGGTCTATCCCTGGGACCTTCTCAAACTGAACGCCGCCCTGCTCCGGGACGTCAGGCCGGAGCGGGCAGGCAGGAGCGGGCCCGGCGTCGTGATCCGGGGCCGGGTCTCGATCGGGAAAGGGACGACCATCGGCCCGAACACCACCATCCTCGGACCTGCGATCATCGGGGACGACTGCGACATCGGCGCAAACTGTGTCATCACGTCCGAGACGAGCGTCGGCGCCAGGGCACGGGTCGAACCCTTCACCATGATCGGCCAGTCTGTCCTCCTCGACGACGTGAGCATCGGGTCCCATTCCCGGATCGTCGAGGCGGTCGTCGGGACAGGGTCGCACCTCGGCGACCACGCCACCACCTTCCCCACAAAGACGATCTTCTCGATAGAAAGGGAGATGATCGGGGCGAAATTCGGGGCGATCATCGGCGACCACATCTGTTCGGCACCGTTCTGTATCTTCAGGAACTGCATCGTCGGGAACGATGTGGTCATCGATGACGGGAAAACCATTTACGGGGAAGTCCCCGACGGTGCAAAACTATTATAG
- the glmU gene encoding bifunctional sugar-1-phosphate nucleotidylyltransferase/acetyltransferase, translating into MKCVILAAGEGKRMRPLTAERPKVMLPIANRPMLEHLIAAVRDAGITEIILVVGYGEREVREWFGDGERLGVSIRYVPQRHQLGTADALRSTKGLVTGRFLMLNGDMIVETRDLAALCRMDAPVMGVYESDHPQDYGVVTTAGDRITGLEEKSPNPKSRTINAGVYLFDAGIYDLLEEVSLSGRGEYELTDALAEYIKEGRLQAYRLATWMDVGSPWDLLDASATLLAGMKPTSEGEIENGVVIHGKLVLGKGSVVKAGTYIEGDCIIGEGCTIGPHAYLRGSTAIGDRCHIGHAVEIKNSIIFPETKVPHFNYIGDSVIGSGCNFGAGTKIANLRHDHGIVTASGRSTGRKKFGAIVGDHVLFGINCSVNVGSVIGSYSLIGPHCLVEGTVAERTIIR; encoded by the coding sequence ATGAAGTGCGTCATCCTTGCCGCGGGCGAGGGAAAGAGGATGCGCCCCCTCACCGCGGAGAGACCGAAGGTGATGCTCCCCATCGCCAACAGGCCGATGCTCGAACACCTGATCGCCGCCGTGCGGGACGCCGGGATCACCGAGATCATTCTTGTCGTCGGCTACGGCGAGAGAGAGGTGCGGGAGTGGTTCGGCGACGGCGAACGCCTCGGCGTCTCCATCAGGTACGTGCCGCAGCGCCACCAGCTCGGCACGGCCGACGCCCTCCGGTCCACAAAAGGGCTCGTGACCGGGAGGTTCCTGATGCTCAACGGCGACATGATCGTGGAGACCCGCGACCTTGCCGCCCTCTGCCGGATGGACGCCCCAGTCATGGGAGTCTATGAATCAGACCACCCCCAGGACTACGGCGTCGTCACCACGGCCGGCGACCGCATCACCGGCCTTGAAGAGAAATCGCCGAACCCGAAGAGCCGGACCATCAACGCGGGAGTGTACCTCTTCGACGCCGGGATCTACGACCTCCTCGAAGAGGTCTCCCTCTCGGGCCGCGGCGAGTACGAACTGACCGACGCCCTCGCCGAGTACATCAAAGAGGGACGACTGCAGGCATACCGCCTGGCGACCTGGATGGACGTCGGGTCACCCTGGGACCTCCTCGACGCCAGCGCCACCCTCCTTGCCGGGATGAAACCGACCTCGGAAGGGGAGATCGAGAACGGCGTCGTCATCCACGGGAAACTCGTCCTCGGAAAGGGATCGGTCGTCAAGGCCGGCACATACATCGAAGGGGACTGCATCATCGGGGAGGGGTGCACCATCGGCCCCCACGCCTATCTCCGGGGCTCGACCGCGATCGGCGACCGCTGCCACATCGGCCACGCCGTCGAGATCAAAAACTCGATCATCTTCCCTGAAACCAAAGTCCCGCACTTCAACTATATCGGCGACTCGGTCATCGGGAGCGGCTGCAACTTCGGCGCCGGCACCAAGATTGCGAACCTCCGGCACGACCACGGCATCGTCACGGCCAGCGGCAGGTCGACGGGCAGAAAGAAGTTCGGGGCGATCGTCGGCGACCATGTCCTCTTCGGGATCAACTGCTCTGTGAACGTGGGGAGCGTCATCGGGAGTTACTCCCTCATCGGCCCCCACTGTCTCGTCGAAGGGACCGTTGCCGAGAGGACCATCATCAGGTAG
- a CDS encoding phosphopentomutase/phosphoglucosamine mutase — protein MLFGSSGIRREYSGGFADLAIRVGAAAASRGGNAVVGRDARTTGQVLADSVSAGLLSAGCDVYSCGIAPTPTVACAARAHDLGVMITASHNPEEYNGIKLLNPDGSSFTAAQQAAMEEALAQDHWTGWESQGHVHALDAVSIHKDVILSTLTLPEGLDVVVDCGNGAGSMITPSLLADGGVRPLALNANPNGRFVRPSEPLEANLPYMPAMVRKANAACGIVHDGDADRMMAFDGKGRYIGGDHLLMLFAKYLGARRVVTTADASMAIEEVAEVRRTPVGDTYVSEELLRWGDFGGEPSGAWIFPKNSLCPDGIYAAALLCEIAGEWDIANEVALMPTYPILRDSIRLENARDLMGALGAAVPTDGIRIEEEDGWCLIRASGTEPKIRFTAEGKDAAAAQKMMEQGKARVSAARHGSDVA, from the coding sequence ATGCTTTTCGGCTCTTCAGGGATCAGAAGAGAATATTCCGGAGGATTCGCCGACCTGGCCATCCGTGTCGGGGCTGCGGCTGCATCCCGCGGCGGGAATGCGGTCGTCGGCAGGGACGCCCGGACGACCGGGCAGGTCCTCGCGGACAGTGTCAGTGCCGGCCTCCTCTCGGCCGGATGCGACGTCTATAGTTGCGGCATCGCCCCCACCCCGACGGTCGCCTGTGCCGCACGTGCCCACGACCTCGGCGTGATGATCACCGCCTCGCACAACCCGGAGGAGTACAACGGGATCAAACTCCTCAACCCGGACGGTTCCTCCTTCACCGCGGCCCAGCAGGCCGCCATGGAAGAGGCGCTCGCACAGGACCACTGGACCGGGTGGGAATCCCAGGGGCATGTCCACGCCCTCGATGCCGTCTCAATCCACAAAGACGTCATCCTCAGCACCCTCACCCTCCCCGAAGGACTCGATGTCGTCGTGGACTGCGGGAACGGTGCCGGGAGCATGATCACCCCATCCCTCCTTGCCGACGGGGGCGTGCGCCCCCTCGCCCTCAATGCCAACCCGAACGGCCGCTTTGTCAGGCCCTCCGAACCCCTGGAAGCGAACCTCCCGTACATGCCCGCCATGGTGCGGAAGGCAAACGCCGCCTGCGGGATCGTCCACGACGGAGACGCCGATCGGATGATGGCCTTCGACGGGAAGGGCCGGTACATCGGCGGCGACCACCTGCTGATGCTCTTTGCGAAATACCTCGGCGCACGCCGCGTCGTCACGACCGCAGACGCCTCGATGGCGATCGAGGAGGTCGCGGAGGTGAGACGAACACCAGTCGGTGACACCTACGTCTCCGAGGAACTCCTCCGCTGGGGAGACTTCGGCGGAGAACCATCAGGGGCATGGATCTTCCCGAAAAATTCCCTCTGTCCGGACGGCATCTATGCCGCCGCCCTCCTCTGCGAGATCGCCGGGGAATGGGACATCGCCAACGAAGTGGCACTGATGCCCACCTACCCGATCCTCAGGGACTCCATACGCCTTGAGAATGCCCGAGACCTGATGGGCGCACTCGGCGCCGCCGTCCCGACAGACGGCATCAGGATCGAGGAGGAGGACGGCTGGTGCCTGATCCGTGCAAGCGGGACAGAGCCGAAGATCCGCTTCACCGCCGAGGGGAAGGACGCCGCCGCCGCACAGAAGATGATGGAGCAGGGGAAGGCGCGTGTATCCGCGGCCCGCCACGGGAGTGATGTTGCATGA